TCCCAATTTTACCGGAAGATTTCCTCCCTTACCGGCAGCACCCCAACTGAATTTATTCAGGAGTCTCGGTTACGAAGAGCCGTTCGGTTAATCGAAAATGACGCGGGAAATATATCTCAAATTGCGTTCGAAACCGGTTTTAACAATCCTTCCTATTTTTCAAAATGCTTTCGCAATTATTTCGGATTTCTGCCTTCGTCCTACCGGGACATTGTAAGTTAACATAACTGTATATACCCCATTTTAGCCTTCCCATTGAACGATTATTTCGATCATTTGAATGAATTGTGTTAGACCCGGTTCTTCCCGTCTCTTAATATCAGTACAAGAATTGACTAGTACCCAAATTGACGAAAGGAGAGAGAATCTATGCCACAATTAGTTGCATCTGAAGTTCAGGAATTCTATGGAAGTAACCGCATATACGACCGAATAGTTCAGGGGTTAATGGAGATAGGGAAAGATCCGGATCAGGTGACGGTTGATGATCTGGCAGTCGTGGATGAATTTCATATCCGTGGCCGTGAATCGACCGAAGAACTGTTACAGCATCTTTCCATCCAAACCGGTGACAGCGTCCTGGATGTGGGATGCGGACTTGGAGGAGCCTGTCGGTACATCGCTTCGAAACATGATGCAGAGGTGTTCGGAGTTGATGTGACGGAGGATTACTGCAAACTTGCCCGGAAACTGACTGAAGACAGCGGATTCAGTAGTCGCATCCGTTTCAGGCACGGCGATGCCCTTGATCTGCCTTTTGAAGATGAGAAGTTTGAAAAGGTTCTTACCATACATACCCAGATGAATATTGCAGATAAAGCACAGTTTTACGGTGAACTATTCCGTGTGCTCAAACCGGGCGGCCGATTGGCTTTTTACGATATATTCGCCGACAATCAACCGGTCATTCTTCCTGTGCCGTGGGCCGATGACCCCTCGCTAAGCCATATGATTTCCCATAGAGAAGTCCGGAATCTGTTACATGAAACCGGCTTTCAAATTGACCACTGGCGCGATGATACCTCCCGGGGACTGCAATGGTTTCAAAAGAAAATAGAGAAAGTACGCAAGGAAGGTCCTCCACCGCTCGGCATCCATTTGCTCATAGGGTCGGACGCACCGCGGAAAATGAAAAATGTTGTCAAAAATATAAAGGAAGACCGGATCAAGCTCATTCAGGCTGTATTATCAAAATAAGACGTGTCGCTTGCCATAGCTGCCGCTTCCACCGTCATTTGCGCCGGAACTGACAGTTTCCTGAACCTCAATCGTCCCTGTCATATTATCGGGATGGAGGGTACAGTAAGAGTTAAACGTTCCCGTCTCATTAAACGTACGTTCGTAGCTTTCCCCTGCTTCGATATTTCCGCTGTCGAAGGTGTCCGTAGGATTTCCGGGACTTCCGCTGGTAACCGTATGCGCGTAACTGTCGTTATTTTCCCAGGTCACAGTGGTTCCGATTTCCACAGTGAGGGTCTCCGGATTATACGAAGTATTTTCCATTATCACTGTATTCGGCCCGGAATCGGATGCGGAATCCGTCGGATTGGAGCATGAGATCATGGAAAAACCTATTATCAAAGCAAGAAAAATAACCAATGCATTTACTGGTTTTAGCATTCTGTCATTGAT
The sequence above is drawn from the Candidatus Neomarinimicrobiota bacterium genome and encodes:
- a CDS encoding cupredoxin domain-containing protein — encoded protein: MISCSNPTDSASDSGPNTVIMENTSYNPETLTVEIGTTVTWENNDSYAHTVTSGSPGNPTDTFDSGNIEAGESYERTFNETGTFNSYCTLHPDNMTGTIEVQETVSSGANDGGSGSYGKRHVLF
- a CDS encoding class I SAM-dependent methyltransferase, translated to MPQLVASEVQEFYGSNRIYDRIVQGLMEIGKDPDQVTVDDLAVVDEFHIRGRESTEELLQHLSIQTGDSVLDVGCGLGGACRYIASKHDAEVFGVDVTEDYCKLARKLTEDSGFSSRIRFRHGDALDLPFEDEKFEKVLTIHTQMNIADKAQFYGELFRVLKPGGRLAFYDIFADNQPVILPVPWADDPSLSHMISHREVRNLLHETGFQIDHWRDDTSRGLQWFQKKIEKVRKEGPPPLGIHLLIGSDAPRKMKNVVKNIKEDRIKLIQAVLSK